One genomic segment of Candidatus Hydrogenedentota bacterium includes these proteins:
- a CDS encoding DegT/DnrJ/EryC1/StrS family aminotransferase, translating to HNRVGWNYRMTEMQSAIGLAELDRMDDWNMPRRRRNAGILLEELADIPQILYLPVDTPERRNGWYVFPITLDIDRMRCDITKFLEALGAEGAPCWKVFWPQCHTERAFQEHNAFGNSGFPFKSKEYADAASVDYTRVDVPNAIWHQSRTFITFIFPTYEEHHMRGIAKGIKKVIAAYAK from the coding sequence TCCACAACAGGGTCGGCTGGAATTACCGCATGACCGAAATGCAGTCCGCCATCGGTCTCGCGGAACTCGACCGGATGGACGACTGGAACATGCCGCGCCGACGCCGCAACGCGGGCATCCTGCTCGAGGAACTGGCGGACATCCCGCAAATCCTGTACTTGCCCGTGGATACGCCCGAACGCCGGAACGGCTGGTACGTGTTCCCTATCACGCTCGACATTGACCGGATGCGTTGCGACATCACGAAGTTTCTCGAAGCGCTTGGAGCGGAAGGCGCGCCGTGCTGGAAAGTTTTCTGGCCGCAGTGCCACACGGAGCGCGCGTTCCAGGAACACAACGCTTTCGGCAATTCCGGATTCCCCTTCAAGAGCAAGGAATACGCGGACGCGGCGTCCGTGGACTACACGCGCGTGGACGTGCCCAACGCCATCTGGCACCAGTCGCGCACGTTCATCACGTTTATCTTTCCAACGTACGAAGAACATCACATGCGCGGCATCGCCAAGGGCATCAAAAAAGTCATCGCGGCCTATGCGAAATAG